GGCACTGGCGGAAGGCATCGACCGGGTTTTTCTTTACCGTGAGGCTGGATCAAAGCCCGCACATCATGCAGGAGCCGGAATCATCACCGACGAAGGTGAGGTACGCCCGTCATGGCTCAGCATGGCTACGATGATTCGTCAACTCGACGGCGCTGGTGTCAATGAAGGCATTCGCCTGCCCTACCCGAACGACAACGTGCGCCTGTATCTATGGAACACTAACCAGGGACTCGTCCTCAGTGCGTGGAGCGTTAAAGGTGAAGACAAGGTGAAGCTCGGCCTTGGCAATGTAACAAAAACTGATGCTTTTGGTCATAAGAGTAAAGCAGATCTCAACGGCGAATGGGAGGTAACAGAATTCCCCATTTATTTATCCAGCATCAGCAATAACAGCGGAATCACCAAGCTAAAGAATCAGGCACTCGCAGTAAAAGAAAAACGTGAACAGGAAATCGAAGCTTCAAAAGACTTAAAAGCTTATCTGTTTGATTTTGGGACAAAAGACTACGGTGGACTCCTCCAGGGCAAAGGCCTGATCCGTCCATTCATTCCAATTACCAGTAAAGACGAGTATTCAGCATCGAAAGGTTACGGCTTCACCACACCAGGCACAAATGACACCGACGACGCCCAGAAGCGTATGCTTCCACTCCTCCGCGACCAGACGCGTTTTAGCAAAAAAACTGAATTCAAGTTCAACGTTGATGCAGGAACGTATCGCCTGGAAGGTTTTGCCAAACCATCGGGCAATAATGCAACCGAGGCCATCATCAAAGGCATTCAAAAGGGAGAAGCTAAATTCGGACTTTTAGCACCTCAGGGTGCAGAACCAAACTTCGGTGGCACCATCACAACAACTGGCGGGCCGTTAACGCTTCAATTCTCAAAAGACATCAACGTCGCCTGGATTTCGCTCATCGAAGCAAAATAATACAGCCCTGAAAGGGCAACTTAAGCAGCAGGGAGCAGTCTCCAGGCAAGCCGCCACCCTAGTCTTAATCCTCATCTTTGAACCATACGCATCACCCTCTCGCAAGATCACTTGATGACACTAATGAGATGGTTTTGTCTTTCATTTGGATGACGGTTAAATGCTTATGTCAATAATCCCAACAGGTGGGTTTATTTTAAAATATTTAATACTGAATTATACTATTTATGAGTCTTTTAAAGAAAATGCATATTCGATAAAGCCTTCATAATTCGATTTGTGACTTTAAATGTAGCATATACTCAAAATTTTATCCCATAAAACCTATTTCAATGAAGAGTCTTTAAATACACAATAATCCCAGCCCCCTCATTCTTTAATTCCAAATGGACCGAAGCGTTTGGAGTTCAAGAAAGGAAAGCTTCACTTGTCCCCCTAGGCTGGTCAGGCTCAAGTTATCACCATTTGGATCAAAATTGATCTGCTGACTGAAGGAGAAAACACCATCATCAGAGAAAATCTCGATAGATGACCAGTCGACCAATACACGTAGCTTTAGAATGCCGTCCGCATTGGGTTTAAGTGGTACTGACTTTTCTTTGTTTTCGCCTCTGATCAAGGCGGTGTAGTTTAAGATTTCCGACTCCAACTCATAAACATATTCAATATTAGTGACGTTGAATATAATGCTGGACGCAAAGGCGTTGTTTAGATCGATGACAAGAGTCATGTCGAAGGCTTTGGATTTGACCCCGGTCAAGATGTTCTCACTGCCCAATTCGATATTGGATTTGCGGATTGGGTCACCAACATAGAGTTTTTTGATTTCATCTATTGGTGTGCGGGTAACGCACATTTTACTATCTCGTGTTACAAGCCCCAACTCGACTGGAAATGTTGCATTCCGCTCCCATTTCTCTTCACCAACACCACCGTTCCAATGGTCGTTCCAGGCAATCTGTATGTATTTCTTTTCGGGCAGGTTATGTGGAAAAAAGGTCTGCGCTGCATAAAAATCTGGTCCGCAGTCCATCATAAGTGGTTCAGCCTTGTTTTCGTCCGTAAAGCTCGTTCCATCAAAGTTACCGACAAGATAACTTCCGTTGGCATCATAAAGGACCCATTTCATCCGGTCGCCATCGCCATCAAGCGGTAGCTCAACGAGATCAGGACATTCAAACCCGAAATGGATGTTACTAAGCCTTTCCCATTGGATTAGATCTCTCGAACCATAGAAAGTCGTGCCATTCTCGTAGATCGCCATAACCCACTTCTGCTCTCGTTCATACCAAATGACGCAAGGATCACGTGGATCAACCCCTTCAGTGGCATTAGCCACAGGATTATTTTCGTAATTATTCCAAGTTTTCCCGTCATCATTACTCCAGGCGATGCAAGTACCAACCTTGGTTCCGGTGTAGATTGCAACCAGCGCAGGTTCAGGCGAACCAGTGATTTTTTTGGCTGCCTCTCCCTCGACAAAAACGCCGCTTCCAGAATAGACCTCTTTGCCGCTGGCATTACGCACCGCATCCTTTGGCAAAAAGGTATCCTGCGGCACAAGGGCAACTCCTCTATCGTCCCAGTGCACCAGATCCTGGCTCGTGGCATACCCTCCATGCCTTGCATTTCGACCCCACTGATAAAGCATGTGATAAGTGCCATCATGATAAATAAGGGCATTGATATCATTCATCCATTCATTTTTGGGACTAAAATGAAACTGAGGCCTGAAATCCTCCTTGTAGTCAGAAGGCGTTGAGAAGGGATCGTAAGGAGGCGCTCCTAGTGCACCGATATTCCATGGGCTCTTCGCTCCATCTGGATTGTTATCGTTTTGCATAATCTAACCTGCTGTTACAAATATATCCATTTTTTACCCTGCTCGATACTGCTGGCGATAAGCATTTGGAGAAATCCCCGTCACCTTGTGGAAGTTTCTGCTAAAATGACTCTGATCATAGAACCCAACCATGTAGGCAATTTCAGACAAGGGGTGCTCCGTCTGGACAAGTAAGTTGCGCGCTTGCTGGACTCTCAGCGTGAGCAAGTAAGCGGTTGGTGTCAGCCGTAATAGTTCACGGAATTTCCGATTAAAAAGCGTCGATGAAATCCCTGCCAGATCAGCCATATCTTTCATCGATACTATTTCGCTGTAGTGTTGTTCCATGTATTCGATGGCGGGTTTTAATATCCCAAAACGTTTGGCCTCTTCTTCCGGTGTTTCAATCGGATACATGACCCCCGCAATACCGGAAACCTTGCCTGTGCGATCCCACAGGGGTACTTTACTGGATATATACCACTTAGGAAGACCGCCAATGTGAGGAACCAGCCAGGTTTGGTTTAAGATAGGCACACCACCCTGCATGACCCGCATGTCTTCGGCAATGTAGGCTTCGGCCAACGCGGGCGGATGGAAATCACGGTCGGTTTTTCCGATCAAATCATCCAAGCGCTCATTCCCATATACTTCAAGCATCTGGACATTCACATAGGTGAATCGACTCTCCTTATTTTTCGCATAGAAATAAGCATTCGGGAGCACTTCAAAGAGTGTCAACAAGCTATAAGCATTGGGCTTTGCCTTGAAAAAATCGCGACTAAAAGAATCAAACTGCCTGATCATTGTGTCAAAATATACAAAAACTTGTCCCTTGCTTACAAGACAAAGCCATGCCGATTGTGCTAATATGGGCGTTGAAAAGCATGAAACTTGGAATCATTAATAGCGCGTTCAGCCAAGTCGGTATGGACACAGAGACAGGCCTGAACCATATTGCAGATATTGGTTTCGATACGGTTGATATTTTCACCGAAGCTGTCGGCATTACACACAAAGAGATCAATCTCGTTACACAAACCTGCTCCAAGCGAGATTTGCCCATTGCTTCGGTGCCGGTAGTCTCTGCCGGTCTTATTGACTTTAATGATCCAGTGCGCGCCTTCCATGTTGATCGTTGTAAGAAATTCGTCGATCTCGCGCAGACATGGGGCGCAGGCAACATTCTCCTAGTCCTCGGTGAATATATTTGGCAGAAAGAAGTGATTCCGCCTTCCGCGCAATGGCAGTGGGCGATAGAAGGCTGCCGCGAAATCGGTGATTACGCCGATAAGGCAGGCGTCGATATTGCACTGGAGCTGGAACCATTCCGCCTGAGCCTGCTAAATAGTATTGGATCGATGAGGCAGTTCATCCTGGATTGTGACCACCCAAGAGTGAAGGCCAATATCGACATCAGTCACCTGGTTCTTGCAGATGAGGGGCCCAAGGAATTGGCTGGGCTCAGAGATATGGCAATTCATGTTCATATCAGTGATTGCGATGGTAAAGTACACGGCGATTTGCCACCAGGCCGTGGTGTAGTGAAGTTTGCGCCATACCTTCAGGCGATCAAAGAACTTCATATCGACGGTGTCGTCTCGATCGAATTGGAATACTCTCCGGAACCCGATAAAATAGTGGAATGGGTAACCGAGGCCTACAGCACGACAGCGAAACTAATGGATCTGGTTGACTTGCGCCCACTAAGCAGCCTCGAACCCGTTTAATACCATTTACCATGAGTGACAAGCAATATGGCGTAAGTGCAGAAAAGTCGACTGGTGAGGTTGCCGCGCCAGCTCTTGACTACATGCCGCGTGTCCCTGAATCCTATAAACCCAAGATCGGATTAATCGGGGCTGGCAATATCTCCAGCTTTCATCTTACCGCATATAAAGCACTGGGATTGGATGTAACGGCAATTTGTGACCAATTTCCGAAAAGCGCCGAAGCGAAACAGCGCGAATTCTATCCTGATGCGATAGTGTATACGGATTATCGCAAGCTTCTGGAAGATGCCGCGATTGAAGTCGTTGACATCACAACGCATCCTGATGTGCGGTTTGAGATTATCGAAGCTGCCTTGCGTGCCAACAAACATGTGCTCAGTCAGAAGCCATTCGTAACTGATCTGGCACAAGGGCGACATTTGATTGATCTGGCAGAGAAGCATGGAGTCAAACTGGCGGTAAATCAGAATGGACGCTGGGCACCGCATTTCCGTTACATGACTCTTGCTGTCGATCAAGGCCTCATCGGCACTGTCAACACGATTGATTTCTCCCTTCAGTGGGATCAGACATGGATCGCCGGCAATGAGGGTTTTGAAAGCATTCGCCATATGGTATTGTATGATTTCGCAATTCACTGGTTTGACATCACCTGCCGAATCATGAAAGGGCGCAGGCCTAAAACCGTCTATGCGGCAATCAACCGCTTCGCCGAGCAGGTTTATCGACCAGCTGCACTGGCTCATGTCGTTATTGATTACGACGATGCGCAGGTTAGAATGAACTTCAATGCCCACAATACCTATGGTGAAGAAGATGCGACCACAATAGCTGGAACTCGTGGATTACTTCGTTCACGCGGGCCGCGCCTAACGGAGCAGTCCGTAAACCTCTATACGGATGCAGGCCAGGCATCACCGAAGCTGCAAGGGCATTGGTTTGAAAATGGATTCCAGGGATCGATGGGAGAATTGTTATGCGCAATCGACGAAGACCGGGAGCCGGAGCATTCAGCAAGAGATAACCTATCAAGTCTTGAGTTATGTTTTGCCGCGCTAGCGAGTGCGGATTCCGGGCATTCAGTAAAGCCGGGCAGCGTAATGATTGCTGCAGAAAACTAAAGCATCATACATTATCAATTAGCATTTAATTATCAAATCTACCCTCCAATTAAAGAGAAATTTTTAAACGATTTAATGAAATGAAGACCAATCGGAGAACTTTTCTGAAGTATAGCGGAATCGCCATGGCGAGCTTTCCAGCAATTATACCTTCGCGTGTATTTGGTGCAAATGCTCCGTCCAAGAAGATTACGCTGGGCTTTATCGGCATGGGCGGACAGGGAATACAGTTGAACTTGAAAATGTTCTTAAATGAACCCGACTGTCAGGTGTTAACGGTTTGTGATGCCTACATGGATCGTGCACACAAGGCGCAGCAGATCGTCAAAGAGTTTTATGGCAACAACGACTGTAAGGCAGTCCAGGATTTCCGGGAAATCCTGGACGATCCGTCGATTGATGCAGTAGTGATATCCACTCCGGATCACTGGCATGTGCCGATGTCAATAATGGCCATGGAGGCGGGCAAAGATGTCTTTTGTGAAAAGCCCACACTGAATATCCAGCAAGGGCGCATGTTTGCCGATGCGTTTGCTGCCAGTGATTGCGTGTTTCAAACAGGACTCGAAGACCGGTCGTTGATACACTTTCATAAGATGGTCGAATGGGTGAAAAACGGAGAGATCGGAACACTGGAGCAGGTCAATGTTCAGATGCCTGCAGGCGTTGACTTCCCACTTGAGGATGCGATGGAGCCACCTGCCGACCTCGACTGGAACTTATGGCAGGGGCCTGCAGCATTCCACCCGTTTACGAAACACCGGACAGGCTCTTATAACTGGCGCAACAACAGTCTTTACTCCAAAGGTGTGATCCTTGATATGGGAGCGCATCTGGTAGACACAGCCCAGATGGCTGTGAATGATTCAAATGTTTGCCCGATTGAAGCTTTTGGCACCGGTGACATTCCAGTTGGACGGGCAACCGATGTCCCTATCACATATAATCTTAACTACCGTTACTCCAATGGTGCAGAAGTAAACGTGAAAGATAGCGGTAAAGGTTATTGGGATCCCAAGGGTTGCCATATAGAATTCATTGGAGATAAAGGATGGATCCGCCAGAAGGGCTGGGGAGGCGCAATCAAAGCAAGCGACAAATCGATCCTCAGGACGAGATACAAGCCCGAAGAATCCAAGCACTTTCCACTCCCGCCTCGCGAACAGCGCAATTTCCTGGATTGTGTGAGATCACGCAAACGCACAACCTACCCTGCCATTGATATGCATGACATATCCACAACACTTCACATGGGCGTCATATCCATTGAGCTTGGGCGTAAGCTGAAATGGGATTCAAAGAAAGAAATGTTTATAAATGATACAGAGGCAAACCAACTAGCGAAAAACCCGACACCCCGCGACTGGGAAAGTGCATGAACAGCAATATGAATCGTACGGCAACATGACTCAATTGAAGCATACGGACGAAATCACTCTCTTTAAATAATCATGAAGTCAGTTATCCTAACTTTGGTGATTTGTCTCGTTTCCATTACCGCTCATGCAGAGGAAGGTTTCCATCGCTTTAAAAATCCGGGCTATGACCAAAATCCACTGATTCCCGGCTCCAAATGGAAGATCCACGACAATGACCGCCCGACCCCTCCGAGGGTGATTCCGGGCAGCTACGTGGAGCAAGGTGTAAAAGCAGCACCAGAAGATGCAGAGATTCTCTTTGACGGAACTTCACTGGAAAACTTTTGGAATAACGAATGGATCCTCAAGGACGGTTACGT
The Rubellicoccus peritrichatus DNA segment above includes these coding regions:
- a CDS encoding glycoside hydrolase family 32 protein gives rise to the protein MQNDNNPDGAKSPWNIGALGAPPYDPFSTPSDYKEDFRPQFHFSPKNEWMNDINALIYHDGTYHMLYQWGRNARHGGYATSQDLVHWDDRGVALVPQDTFLPKDAVRNASGKEVYSGSGVFVEGEAAKKITGSPEPALVAIYTGTKVGTCIAWSNDDGKTWNNYENNPVANATEGVDPRDPCVIWYEREQKWVMAIYENGTTFYGSRDLIQWERLSNIHFGFECPDLVELPLDGDGDRMKWVLYDANGSYLVGNFDGTSFTDENKAEPLMMDCGPDFYAAQTFFPHNLPEKKYIQIAWNDHWNGGVGEEKWERNATFPVELGLVTRDSKMCVTRTPIDEIKKLYVGDPIRKSNIELGSENILTGVKSKAFDMTLVIDLNNAFASSIIFNVTNIEYVYELESEILNYTALIRGENKEKSVPLKPNADGILKLRVLVDWSSIEIFSDDGVFSFSQQINFDPNGDNLSLTSLGGQVKLSFLELQTLRSIWN
- a CDS encoding AraC family transcriptional regulator, whose translation is MIRQFDSFSRDFFKAKPNAYSLLTLFEVLPNAYFYAKNKESRFTYVNVQMLEVYGNERLDDLIGKTDRDFHPPALAEAYIAEDMRVMQGGVPILNQTWLVPHIGGLPKWYISSKVPLWDRTGKVSGIAGVMYPIETPEEEAKRFGILKPAIEYMEQHYSEIVSMKDMADLAGISSTLFNRKFRELLRLTPTAYLLTLRVQQARNLLVQTEHPLSEIAYMVGFYDQSHFSRNFHKVTGISPNAYRQQYRAG
- a CDS encoding sugar phosphate isomerase/epimerase family protein — its product is MKLGIINSAFSQVGMDTETGLNHIADIGFDTVDIFTEAVGITHKEINLVTQTCSKRDLPIASVPVVSAGLIDFNDPVRAFHVDRCKKFVDLAQTWGAGNILLVLGEYIWQKEVIPPSAQWQWAIEGCREIGDYADKAGVDIALELEPFRLSLLNSIGSMRQFILDCDHPRVKANIDISHLVLADEGPKELAGLRDMAIHVHISDCDGKVHGDLPPGRGVVKFAPYLQAIKELHIDGVVSIELEYSPEPDKIVEWVTEAYSTTAKLMDLVDLRPLSSLEPV
- a CDS encoding Gfo/Idh/MocA family oxidoreductase, which gives rise to MSDKQYGVSAEKSTGEVAAPALDYMPRVPESYKPKIGLIGAGNISSFHLTAYKALGLDVTAICDQFPKSAEAKQREFYPDAIVYTDYRKLLEDAAIEVVDITTHPDVRFEIIEAALRANKHVLSQKPFVTDLAQGRHLIDLAEKHGVKLAVNQNGRWAPHFRYMTLAVDQGLIGTVNTIDFSLQWDQTWIAGNEGFESIRHMVLYDFAIHWFDITCRIMKGRRPKTVYAAINRFAEQVYRPAALAHVVIDYDDAQVRMNFNAHNTYGEEDATTIAGTRGLLRSRGPRLTEQSVNLYTDAGQASPKLQGHWFENGFQGSMGELLCAIDEDREPEHSARDNLSSLELCFAALASADSGHSVKPGSVMIAAEN
- a CDS encoding Gfo/Idh/MocA family oxidoreductase, whose translation is MKTNRRTFLKYSGIAMASFPAIIPSRVFGANAPSKKITLGFIGMGGQGIQLNLKMFLNEPDCQVLTVCDAYMDRAHKAQQIVKEFYGNNDCKAVQDFREILDDPSIDAVVISTPDHWHVPMSIMAMEAGKDVFCEKPTLNIQQGRMFADAFAASDCVFQTGLEDRSLIHFHKMVEWVKNGEIGTLEQVNVQMPAGVDFPLEDAMEPPADLDWNLWQGPAAFHPFTKHRTGSYNWRNNSLYSKGVILDMGAHLVDTAQMAVNDSNVCPIEAFGTGDIPVGRATDVPITYNLNYRYSNGAEVNVKDSGKGYWDPKGCHIEFIGDKGWIRQKGWGGAIKASDKSILRTRYKPEESKHFPLPPREQRNFLDCVRSRKRTTYPAIDMHDISTTLHMGVISIELGRKLKWDSKKEMFINDTEANQLAKNPTPRDWESA